From one Gossypium hirsutum isolate 1008001.06 chromosome D08, Gossypium_hirsutum_v2.1, whole genome shotgun sequence genomic stretch:
- the LOC107913533 gene encoding uncharacterized protein isoform X2, protein MVETRRSSSSSKRPLSSPPPTSSKRSKASEPALSSNNGAAVSGPVNETLGPPKESGSGSRVMELRSSDLRVSDAAKAVDASPIDKPAVADLENGTLVAPRSSGEAAVDADKVETVAAGLTGRAKNRPIKPAKLGSKFPWGKLLSQHSQNPHLVMCGTPFTVGQSHQCNLCLKDHNISAVLCKVKHIERDRTSIALLEITGGKGSVQVNGRTYRKNSSLILNAGDELIFTSTGDHAYIFQQLTNDNLAAPGLPSSLSILEAQTAPIKGIIEARPGEPSAVAGAATILASLSTKENSEMSTLPSGCEVSDDCVPEVDMKDSASNTDPATASSREKTVPFVPDAANENPNRDRLGLDDSMDADNTKIPGAGYSLRPLLHILAGTSTDFDFSGSIAKILDEQREIREMLKEFEPPSGLVSTKRQAFKDSLQDSILNPDNIDLSFENFPYYLSDTTKNVLIASTYVHLKCSKFAKYASDLPTMSPRILLSGPAGSEIYQETLVKALAKHFGARLLIVDSLLLPGGSTSKDVDAVKETSRAENVTVFAKRAAHPAALPQKRPTSSVEADITGGSSLSSQALPKQEVSTATSKNYTFKKGDRVKFVGSASPSGFSSLEPALRGPMIGFRGKVVLAFEENGSSKIGVRFDRSVPEGNDLGGLCEEDHGFFCSASSLRLECSGGDDVDKLAVNELFEVTLNESKSGPLILFVKDIEKSVAGNTDVYASLKSKVENLPANVVVIGSHTQMDSRKEKSHPGGLLFTKFGVNQTALLDLAFPDNFGKLHERSKETPKTMKQVTRLFPNKVTIQLPQDEALLLDWKQQLERDTETLKAQSNIVSIRSILHQNGLDCPDLETLCIKDQTLTNESVGKVVGWALSHQFMHSSGVLLKDAKLVVSTESIKYGLDILQGIQNESKTLKKSLKDVVTENEFEKKLLADVIPPSDIGVSFDDIGALENVKDTLKELVMLPLQRPELFCKGQLTKPSKGILLFGPPGTGKTMLAKAVATEAGANFINISMSSITSKWFGEGEKYVKAVFSLASKIAPSVIFVDEVDSMLGRRENPGEHEAMRKMKNEFMVNWDGLRTKDKERVLVLAATNRPFDLDEAVIRRLPRRLMVNLPDAPNREKILRVILAKEELSPNVDLEAIANMTDGYSGSDLKNLCVTAAHCPIREILEKEKKERALAAAESRPLPSLYNSADIRSLEMDDFKYAHEQVCASVSSESTNMNELLQWNELYGEGGSRKKKQLSYFM, encoded by the exons GCCGGCTTTGTCGTCCAACAATGGAGCTGCGGTTTCTGGACCAGTTAACGAAACCTTAGGTCCACCTAAGGAATCCGGGTCGGGCTCACGGGTAATGGAGCTCCGATCCTCTGATCTACGGGTGTCCGATGCGGCTAAGGCCGTTGATGCGTCTCCCATCGATAAGCCTGCCGTTGCTGATCTGGAGAACGGTACTTTGGTGGCTCCGCGGTCCTCAG GAGAAGCTGCTGTAGATGCGGATAAAGTGGAGACGGTTGCTGCAGGGCTTACTGGTCGGGCTAAGAACAGGCCAATTAAGCCTGCTAAGTTAGGTTCTAAATTCCCGTGGGGAAAGCTTCTTTCCCAGCATTCTCAA AATCCTCACTTAGTCATGTGTGGCACACCATTCACCGTTGGACAAAGCCATCAGTGCAACTTATGTCTTAAGGATCACAATATTAGCGCTGTTTTGTGCAAAGTGAAGCACATAGAG AGAGATAGAACTTCCATTGCCTTGCTAGAAATTACAGGAGGAAAAGGTTCTGTCCAGGTTAACGGTAGGACTTACCGTAAAAATTCTAGTTTGATCCTAAATGCTGGAGATGAATTAATTTTCACTAGTACTGGGGATCATGCTTAT ATTTTTCAGCAGCTTACCAATGATAACTTAGCAGCCCCAGGCTTACCTTCTTCTCTAAGCATTTTAGAAGCCCAGACTGCTCCTATAAAAGGTATTATTGAGGCACGACCAGGGGAACCATCTGCTGTTGCTGGGGCAGCAACAATATTGGCTTCTTTGTCAACAAAAGAAAATTCTGAGATGTCCACTCTACCTTCTGGTTGTGAGGTGTCAGATGACTGTGTTCCAGAAGTTGACATGAAGGACAGTGCTAGTAACACTGATCCAGCAACTGCTTCTTCAAGGGAGAAAACTGTTCCTTTTGTACCGGACGCTGCTAATGAAAACCCAAATCGTGATAGACTTGGATTAGATGATAGTATGGATGCTGACAATACGAAGATCCCAGGGGCAGGTTACTCTTTAAGGCCATTATTGCATATCCTTGCTGGTACTTCTACTGACTTTGATTTTAGTGGTAGTATTGCCAAAATTCTAGACGAGCAAAGGGAAATTAGAGAGATGCTTAAGGAATTTGAACCTCCTTCGGGTTTGGTATCAACCAAGCGACAAGCATTTAAAGATAGTTTACAAGACAGCATTCTCAATCCAGACAATATAGACCtctcttttgaaaattttccGTATTATTTGAG TGATACAACAAAGAATGTTTTGATAGCCTCAACCTATGTGCATTTGAAGTGTAGTAAATTTGCGAAGTATGCCTCAGACCTTCCTACCATGAGTCCTCGTATATTGTTATCTGGTCCTGCAG GCTCAGAAATATATCAGGAGACATTGGTTAAGGCACTTGCAAAACATTTTGGTGCTAGATTGCTAATTGTCGATTCTCTTCTGTTGCCTGGA GGATCAACATCAAAAGATGTTGATGCTGTGAAAGAAACTTCAAGGGCTGAAAACGTAACTGTATTCGCCAAAAGAGCTGCACACCCTGCTGCTTTGCCGCAGAAGAGACCAACTTCTAGTGTTGAAGCTGATATAACTGGTGGTTCTTCACTGAGCTCCCAAGCTTTGCCAAAGCAGGAAGTATCTACTGCAACATCTAAAAACTATACATTTAAGAAAG gtgATAGGGTTAAGTTTGTAGGTTCCGCATCGCCGTCTGGATTTTCTTCTCTAGAACCTGCTTTAAG GGGACCGATGATTGGTTTTCGGGGCAAAGTAGTCCTTGCATTTGAAGAAAATGGTTCCTCAAAAATTGGGGTCAGGTTTGACAGATCTGTTCCAGAAGGAAATGATCTTGGTGGGCTTTGTGAAGAAGATCATGGGTTCTTCTGTTCTG CCAGCTCACTTCGCTTGGAGTGTTCTGGAGGTGACGATGTTGACAAGCTGGCTGTTAATGAACTTTTTGAG GTTACATTGAATGAAAGCAAAAGCGGTCCATTGATATTGTTTGTGAAAGACATAGAGAAGTCTGTGGCTGGAAATACAGATGTGTATGCTTCCTTGAAGAGTAAGGTTGAGAATTTGCCCGCGAATGTTGTAGTAATTGGTTCTCACACCCAGATGGATAGTCGTAAGGAAAAA TCTCATCCTGGTGGCCTTTTGTTCACAAAGTTTGGAGTCAACCAGACTGCTTTACTTGATCTTGCATTTCCG GATAATTTTGGTAAACTTCATGAGAGGAGCAAAGAAACACCTAAAACCATGAAACAAGTTACTCGGCTTTTTCCTAACAAAGTGACAATCCAGTTGCCTCAG GATGAAGCTTTACTTTTAGACTGGAAGCAGCAACTGGAGCGTGACACTGAAACTCTTAAAGCTCAGTCAAACATTGTTAGCATTCGCTCA ATTCTCCATCAAAATGGTTTGGATTGCCCTGATCTTGAAACACTCTGCATTAAGGATCAAACTCTTACAAATGAGA GTGTGGGGAAAGTTGTTGGCTGGGCCCTAAGCCATCAGTTTATGCATTCTTCTGGAGTATTGTTGAAAGATGCTAAACTTGTAGTTTCAACTGAAAG CATTAAGTATGGTCTGGACATTTTGCAAGGCATTCAAAATGAAAGCAAAACTTTGAAGAAATCACTTAAG GATGTGGTCACTGAGAATGAATTTGAAAAGAAACTTCTTGCTGATGTTATTCCACCAAGTGATATTGGGGTTAGTTTTGATGATATTGGAGCCCTTGAAAATGTCAAAGACACCTTGAAGGAATTGGTGATGCTTCCCCTTCAAAGGCCCGAATTGTTTTGCAAGGGACAGTTGACGAAG CCCTCTAAAGGAATATTGCTTTTTGGGCCTCCTGGTACTGGTAAAACGATGCTTGCCAAGGCTGTTGCAACTGAAGCTGGTGCAAACTTTATTAACATATCAATGTCCAGCATTACTTCAAAG TGGTTTGGTGAAGGAGAGAAGTATGTTAAAGCTGTTTTCTCTCTGGCCAGTAAAATTGCACCAAGTGTTATTTTTGTTGATGAG GTTGATAGCATGTTAGGAAGAAGGGAGAATCCAGGTGAACATGAGGCTATGCGTAAAATGAAGAATGAATTTATGGTAAATTGGGATGGCCTTCGTACAAAGGACAAAGAACGAGTATTGGTTCTTGCTGCCACAAATCGGCCATTTGACCTTGACGAGGCAGTCATCCGGAGGCTTCCTCGAAG ATTGATGGTTAATTTGCCAGATGCTCCAAATAGAGAAAAGATTTTGAGAGTTATATTAGCCAAAGAGGAATTGTCACCCAATGTTGATTTGGAAGCTATTGCAAATATGACTGATGGATACTCTGGAAGTGACTTGAAG AACCTTTGTGTGACTGCTGCACATTGTCCCATAAGAGAAATtttggaaaaggaaaagaag GAGAGAGCGTTGGCTGCAGCTGAGAGTAGACCTTTGCCTTCCTTGTATAACAGTGCTGACATTCGTTCTCTGGAAATGGATGATTTTAAATATGCACATGAGCAG GTGTGTGCAAGCGTGTCATCAGAGTCTACAAATATGAATGAGCTTCTTCAATGGAATGAGTTATATGGAGAAGGTGGatcaagaaagaaaaaacaactaAGCTACTTCATGTAG
- the LOC107913533 gene encoding uncharacterized protein isoform X1, producing MVETRRSSSSSKRPLSSPPPTSSKRSKASEPALSSNNGAAVSGPVNETLGPPKESGSGSRVMELRSSDLRVSDAAKAVDASPIDKPAVADLENGTLVAPRSSGEAAVDADKVETVAAGLTGRAKNRPIKPAKLGSKFPWGKLLSQHSQNPHLVMCGTPFTVGQSHQCNLCLKDHNISAVLCKVKHIERDRTSIALLEITGGKGSVQVNGRTYRKNSSLILNAGDELIFTSTGDHAYIFQQLTNDNLAAPGLPSSLSILEAQTAPIKGIIEARPGEPSAVAGAATILASLSTKENSEMSTLPSGCEVSDDCVPEVDMKDSASNTDPATASSREKTVPFVPDAANENPNRDRLGLDDSMDADNTKIPGAGYSLRPLLHILAGTSTDFDFSGSIAKILDEQREIREMLKEFEPPSGLVSTKRQAFKDSLQDSILNPDNIDLSFENFPYYLSDTTKNVLIASTYVHLKCSKFAKYASDLPTMSPRILLSGPAGSEIYQETLVKALAKHFGARLLIVDSLLLPGGSTSKDVDAVKETSRAENVTVFAKRAAHPAALPQKRPTSSVEADITGGSSLSSQALPKQEVSTATSKNYTFKKGDRVKFVGSASPSGFSSLEPALRGPMIGFRGKVVLAFEENGSSKIGVRFDRSVPEGNDLGGLCEEDHGFFCSASSLRLECSGGDDVDKLAVNELFEVTLNESKSGPLILFVKDIEKSVAGNTDVYASLKSKVENLPANVVVIGSHTQMDSRKEKSHPGGLLFTKFGVNQTALLDLAFPDNFGKLHERSKETPKTMKQVTRLFPNKVTIQLPQDEALLLDWKQQLERDTETLKAQSNIVSIRSILHQNGLDCPDLETLCIKDQTLTNESVGKVVGWALSHQFMHSSGVLLKDAKLVVSTESIKYGLDILQGIQNESKTLKKSLKDVVTENEFEKKLLADVIPPSDIGVSFDDIGALENVKDTLKELVMLPLQRPELFCKGQLTKPSKGILLFGPPGTGKTMLAKAVATEAGANFINISMSSITSKWFGEGEKYVKAVFSLASKIAPSVIFVDEVDSMLGRRENPGEHEAMRKMKNEFMVNWDGLRTKDKERVLVLAATNRPFDLDEAVIRRLPRRLMVNLPDAPNREKILRVILAKEELSPNVDLEAIANMTDGYSGSDLKNLCVTAAHCPIREILEKEKKFACTSTYRYNMQFQERALAAAESRPLPSLYNSADIRSLEMDDFKYAHEQVCASVSSESTNMNELLQWNELYGEGGSRKKKQLSYFM from the exons GCCGGCTTTGTCGTCCAACAATGGAGCTGCGGTTTCTGGACCAGTTAACGAAACCTTAGGTCCACCTAAGGAATCCGGGTCGGGCTCACGGGTAATGGAGCTCCGATCCTCTGATCTACGGGTGTCCGATGCGGCTAAGGCCGTTGATGCGTCTCCCATCGATAAGCCTGCCGTTGCTGATCTGGAGAACGGTACTTTGGTGGCTCCGCGGTCCTCAG GAGAAGCTGCTGTAGATGCGGATAAAGTGGAGACGGTTGCTGCAGGGCTTACTGGTCGGGCTAAGAACAGGCCAATTAAGCCTGCTAAGTTAGGTTCTAAATTCCCGTGGGGAAAGCTTCTTTCCCAGCATTCTCAA AATCCTCACTTAGTCATGTGTGGCACACCATTCACCGTTGGACAAAGCCATCAGTGCAACTTATGTCTTAAGGATCACAATATTAGCGCTGTTTTGTGCAAAGTGAAGCACATAGAG AGAGATAGAACTTCCATTGCCTTGCTAGAAATTACAGGAGGAAAAGGTTCTGTCCAGGTTAACGGTAGGACTTACCGTAAAAATTCTAGTTTGATCCTAAATGCTGGAGATGAATTAATTTTCACTAGTACTGGGGATCATGCTTAT ATTTTTCAGCAGCTTACCAATGATAACTTAGCAGCCCCAGGCTTACCTTCTTCTCTAAGCATTTTAGAAGCCCAGACTGCTCCTATAAAAGGTATTATTGAGGCACGACCAGGGGAACCATCTGCTGTTGCTGGGGCAGCAACAATATTGGCTTCTTTGTCAACAAAAGAAAATTCTGAGATGTCCACTCTACCTTCTGGTTGTGAGGTGTCAGATGACTGTGTTCCAGAAGTTGACATGAAGGACAGTGCTAGTAACACTGATCCAGCAACTGCTTCTTCAAGGGAGAAAACTGTTCCTTTTGTACCGGACGCTGCTAATGAAAACCCAAATCGTGATAGACTTGGATTAGATGATAGTATGGATGCTGACAATACGAAGATCCCAGGGGCAGGTTACTCTTTAAGGCCATTATTGCATATCCTTGCTGGTACTTCTACTGACTTTGATTTTAGTGGTAGTATTGCCAAAATTCTAGACGAGCAAAGGGAAATTAGAGAGATGCTTAAGGAATTTGAACCTCCTTCGGGTTTGGTATCAACCAAGCGACAAGCATTTAAAGATAGTTTACAAGACAGCATTCTCAATCCAGACAATATAGACCtctcttttgaaaattttccGTATTATTTGAG TGATACAACAAAGAATGTTTTGATAGCCTCAACCTATGTGCATTTGAAGTGTAGTAAATTTGCGAAGTATGCCTCAGACCTTCCTACCATGAGTCCTCGTATATTGTTATCTGGTCCTGCAG GCTCAGAAATATATCAGGAGACATTGGTTAAGGCACTTGCAAAACATTTTGGTGCTAGATTGCTAATTGTCGATTCTCTTCTGTTGCCTGGA GGATCAACATCAAAAGATGTTGATGCTGTGAAAGAAACTTCAAGGGCTGAAAACGTAACTGTATTCGCCAAAAGAGCTGCACACCCTGCTGCTTTGCCGCAGAAGAGACCAACTTCTAGTGTTGAAGCTGATATAACTGGTGGTTCTTCACTGAGCTCCCAAGCTTTGCCAAAGCAGGAAGTATCTACTGCAACATCTAAAAACTATACATTTAAGAAAG gtgATAGGGTTAAGTTTGTAGGTTCCGCATCGCCGTCTGGATTTTCTTCTCTAGAACCTGCTTTAAG GGGACCGATGATTGGTTTTCGGGGCAAAGTAGTCCTTGCATTTGAAGAAAATGGTTCCTCAAAAATTGGGGTCAGGTTTGACAGATCTGTTCCAGAAGGAAATGATCTTGGTGGGCTTTGTGAAGAAGATCATGGGTTCTTCTGTTCTG CCAGCTCACTTCGCTTGGAGTGTTCTGGAGGTGACGATGTTGACAAGCTGGCTGTTAATGAACTTTTTGAG GTTACATTGAATGAAAGCAAAAGCGGTCCATTGATATTGTTTGTGAAAGACATAGAGAAGTCTGTGGCTGGAAATACAGATGTGTATGCTTCCTTGAAGAGTAAGGTTGAGAATTTGCCCGCGAATGTTGTAGTAATTGGTTCTCACACCCAGATGGATAGTCGTAAGGAAAAA TCTCATCCTGGTGGCCTTTTGTTCACAAAGTTTGGAGTCAACCAGACTGCTTTACTTGATCTTGCATTTCCG GATAATTTTGGTAAACTTCATGAGAGGAGCAAAGAAACACCTAAAACCATGAAACAAGTTACTCGGCTTTTTCCTAACAAAGTGACAATCCAGTTGCCTCAG GATGAAGCTTTACTTTTAGACTGGAAGCAGCAACTGGAGCGTGACACTGAAACTCTTAAAGCTCAGTCAAACATTGTTAGCATTCGCTCA ATTCTCCATCAAAATGGTTTGGATTGCCCTGATCTTGAAACACTCTGCATTAAGGATCAAACTCTTACAAATGAGA GTGTGGGGAAAGTTGTTGGCTGGGCCCTAAGCCATCAGTTTATGCATTCTTCTGGAGTATTGTTGAAAGATGCTAAACTTGTAGTTTCAACTGAAAG CATTAAGTATGGTCTGGACATTTTGCAAGGCATTCAAAATGAAAGCAAAACTTTGAAGAAATCACTTAAG GATGTGGTCACTGAGAATGAATTTGAAAAGAAACTTCTTGCTGATGTTATTCCACCAAGTGATATTGGGGTTAGTTTTGATGATATTGGAGCCCTTGAAAATGTCAAAGACACCTTGAAGGAATTGGTGATGCTTCCCCTTCAAAGGCCCGAATTGTTTTGCAAGGGACAGTTGACGAAG CCCTCTAAAGGAATATTGCTTTTTGGGCCTCCTGGTACTGGTAAAACGATGCTTGCCAAGGCTGTTGCAACTGAAGCTGGTGCAAACTTTATTAACATATCAATGTCCAGCATTACTTCAAAG TGGTTTGGTGAAGGAGAGAAGTATGTTAAAGCTGTTTTCTCTCTGGCCAGTAAAATTGCACCAAGTGTTATTTTTGTTGATGAG GTTGATAGCATGTTAGGAAGAAGGGAGAATCCAGGTGAACATGAGGCTATGCGTAAAATGAAGAATGAATTTATGGTAAATTGGGATGGCCTTCGTACAAAGGACAAAGAACGAGTATTGGTTCTTGCTGCCACAAATCGGCCATTTGACCTTGACGAGGCAGTCATCCGGAGGCTTCCTCGAAG ATTGATGGTTAATTTGCCAGATGCTCCAAATAGAGAAAAGATTTTGAGAGTTATATTAGCCAAAGAGGAATTGTCACCCAATGTTGATTTGGAAGCTATTGCAAATATGACTGATGGATACTCTGGAAGTGACTTGAAG AACCTTTGTGTGACTGCTGCACATTGTCCCATAAGAGAAATtttggaaaaggaaaagaag TTCGCTTGCACAAGTACATACCGATATAACATGCAATTTCAGGAGAGAGCGTTGGCTGCAGCTGAGAGTAGACCTTTGCCTTCCTTGTATAACAGTGCTGACATTCGTTCTCTGGAAATGGATGATTTTAAATATGCACATGAGCAG GTGTGTGCAAGCGTGTCATCAGAGTCTACAAATATGAATGAGCTTCTTCAATGGAATGAGTTATATGGAGAAGGTGGatcaagaaagaaaaaacaactaAGCTACTTCATGTAG